One part of the Sciurus carolinensis chromosome 6, mSciCar1.2, whole genome shotgun sequence genome encodes these proteins:
- the F12 gene encoding coagulation factor XII isoform X3, whose product MRPLLLLGSLLVSLEPVLSIPPWKAHREHKQGVGEPTVVLTVTGEPCHFPFQYHRQLYHKCIHKGWPGPRPWCATTPNFDQDQQWAHCLEPRKVKDHCSKHSPCQKGGTCVNMPNGPHCLCPEHLTGKHCQREKCFEPQLLGFFHENEIWLRSGPAGVAKCHCKGPDAHCKPLASHACRTNLCLNGGRCLEAEGHRLCHCPKGYTGPFCDLDVEANCYHGRGLSYRGRARTTLSGATCQRWDSEATYRNMTAEQALSWGLGHHTFCRNPDNDTRPWCFVWNGNRLSWEYCDLAQCQAPTQAAPPLWDFVERQDLPKPQPSALQKPQPTTQLPPQSQTLAFSKQQSRTSPPSCGQRLRKRLSRIVGGLVALPGAHPYIAALYWGDSFCAGSLIAPCWVLTAAHCLQNRPASEELTVVLGQDLHNQSCEQCQTLGVRSYRLHEAFSPITYQHDLALVRLQEGADGSCALLSPYVQPVCLPSGTAQTSEPEDAFCEVAGWGHQFEVSSGCWTARSYLNTVPAFQPLTNCLGS is encoded by the exons TTCTTACTGTCACTGGGGAGCCCTGCCACTTCCCCTTCCAGTACCACCGGCAGTTGTACCACAAATGTATCCACAAAGGCTGGCCAGGCCCCAGACCCTG GTGTGCTACCACCCCAAACTTTGATCAGGACCAGCAATGGGCACACTGCCTGGAGCCCAGGAAGGTGAAAG ACCACTGCAGCAAACACAGCCCCTGCCAGAAAGGAGGGACATGTGTGAATATGCCCAATGGACCACACTGCCTTTGTCCAGAACACCTCACTGGGAAGCACTGCCAGAGAG AGAAGTGCTTTGAGCCTCAGCTTCTCGGGTTCTTCCATGAGAATGAGATATGGCTTAGATCTGGACCAGCAGGTGTGGCCAAATGCCACTGCAAAGGTCCTGATGCTCACTGCAAGCCACTGGCCAGCCATG CCTGCCGCACCAACCTGTGCCTCAACGGGGGTCGCTGCCTGGAGGCGGAAGGCCACCGCCTGTGCCATTGCCCAAAGGGCTACACTGGACCCTTCTGTGACTTGG ATGTTGAGGCAAACTGCTACCATGGCCGTGGGCTCAGCTACCGTGGCAGGGCCAGGACCACCCTCTCCGGTGCAACTTGTCAGCGGTGGGACTCCGAGGCCACCTACCGGAACATGACTGCGGAGCAAGCGCTAAGCTGGGGACTGGGCCACCACACCTTCTGCCG GAACCCGGATAATGATACCCGCCCGTGGTGCTTCGTCTGGAACGGTAATCGGCTGAGCTGGGAGTATTGCGACTTGGCACAGTGCCAGGCCCCAACCCAGGCAGCACCTCCTCTCTGGGATTTCGTTGAGCGTCAGGATCTTCCCAAGCCCCAGCCTTCCGCATTGCAGAAACCTCAGCCCACGACCCAGCTCCCGCCTCAGTCCCAAACCCTAG CCTTCTCGAAGCAGCAGTCGAGGACCAGCCCTCCCAGCTGCGGACAGCGGCTCCGGAAGCGGCTGAGTCGAATCGTCGGCGGACTAGTGGCGCTACCCGGGGCACATCCTTACATCGCAGCGTTGTACTGGGGAGACAGTTTCTGCGCTGGCAGCCTTATCGCCCCCTGCTGGGTGCTGACCGCGGCTCACTGCCTGCAGAACCG GCCGGCGTCAGAGGAGCTGACGGTGGTGCTCGGCCAGGACCTCCATAACCAGAGCTGTGAGCAATGCCAGACGCTGGGCGTGCGCTCCTACCGCCTCCACGAGGCCTTCTCGCCCATCACCTATCAGCACGACTTGG CTCTGGTGCGTCTTCAGGAGGGCGCGGACGGCAGCTGCGCGCTCTTGTCGCCTTACGTTCAACCGGTGTGCCTACCCAGCGGCACTGCCCAAACCTCCGAACCCGAGGACGCGTTCTGCGAGGTGGCGGGCTGGGGCCACCAGTTCGAGG TTTCCTCTGGGTGCTGGACTGCAAGGTCTTACTTGAACACAGTCCCTGCGTTCCAGCCGCTGACAAACTGCTTGGGTAGCTAA
- the F12 gene encoding coagulation factor XII isoform X1, with product MRPLLLLGSLLVSLEPVLSIPPWKAHREHKQGVGEPTVVLTVTGEPCHFPFQYHRQLYHKCIHKGWPGPRPWCATTPNFDQDQQWAHCLEPRKVKDHCSKHSPCQKGGTCVNMPNGPHCLCPEHLTGKHCQREKCFEPQLLGFFHENEIWLRSGPAGVAKCHCKGPDAHCKPLASHACRTNLCLNGGRCLEAEGHRLCHCPKGYTGPFCDLDVEANCYHGRGLSYRGRARTTLSGATCQRWDSEATYRNMTAEQALSWGLGHHTFCRNPDNDTRPWCFVWNGNRLSWEYCDLAQCQAPTQAAPPLWDFVERQDLPKPQPSALQKPQPTTQLPPQSQTLAFSKQQSRTSPPSCGQRLRKRLSRIVGGLVALPGAHPYIAALYWGDSFCAGSLIAPCWVLTAAHCLQNRPASEELTVVLGQDLHNQSCEQCQTLGVRSYRLHEAFSPITYQHDLALVRLQEGADGSCALLSPYVQPVCLPSGTAQTSEPEDAFCEVAGWGHQFEGAEEYSTFLQEAQVPFISQERCSASEVHGDAILPGMLCAGFLEGGTDACQGDSGGPLVCEDEVAEHRLTLRGVISWGSGCGDRNKPGVYTDVANYLTWIQEHTAS from the exons TTCTTACTGTCACTGGGGAGCCCTGCCACTTCCCCTTCCAGTACCACCGGCAGTTGTACCACAAATGTATCCACAAAGGCTGGCCAGGCCCCAGACCCTG GTGTGCTACCACCCCAAACTTTGATCAGGACCAGCAATGGGCACACTGCCTGGAGCCCAGGAAGGTGAAAG ACCACTGCAGCAAACACAGCCCCTGCCAGAAAGGAGGGACATGTGTGAATATGCCCAATGGACCACACTGCCTTTGTCCAGAACACCTCACTGGGAAGCACTGCCAGAGAG AGAAGTGCTTTGAGCCTCAGCTTCTCGGGTTCTTCCATGAGAATGAGATATGGCTTAGATCTGGACCAGCAGGTGTGGCCAAATGCCACTGCAAAGGTCCTGATGCTCACTGCAAGCCACTGGCCAGCCATG CCTGCCGCACCAACCTGTGCCTCAACGGGGGTCGCTGCCTGGAGGCGGAAGGCCACCGCCTGTGCCATTGCCCAAAGGGCTACACTGGACCCTTCTGTGACTTGG ATGTTGAGGCAAACTGCTACCATGGCCGTGGGCTCAGCTACCGTGGCAGGGCCAGGACCACCCTCTCCGGTGCAACTTGTCAGCGGTGGGACTCCGAGGCCACCTACCGGAACATGACTGCGGAGCAAGCGCTAAGCTGGGGACTGGGCCACCACACCTTCTGCCG GAACCCGGATAATGATACCCGCCCGTGGTGCTTCGTCTGGAACGGTAATCGGCTGAGCTGGGAGTATTGCGACTTGGCACAGTGCCAGGCCCCAACCCAGGCAGCACCTCCTCTCTGGGATTTCGTTGAGCGTCAGGATCTTCCCAAGCCCCAGCCTTCCGCATTGCAGAAACCTCAGCCCACGACCCAGCTCCCGCCTCAGTCCCAAACCCTAG CCTTCTCGAAGCAGCAGTCGAGGACCAGCCCTCCCAGCTGCGGACAGCGGCTCCGGAAGCGGCTGAGTCGAATCGTCGGCGGACTAGTGGCGCTACCCGGGGCACATCCTTACATCGCAGCGTTGTACTGGGGAGACAGTTTCTGCGCTGGCAGCCTTATCGCCCCCTGCTGGGTGCTGACCGCGGCTCACTGCCTGCAGAACCG GCCGGCGTCAGAGGAGCTGACGGTGGTGCTCGGCCAGGACCTCCATAACCAGAGCTGTGAGCAATGCCAGACGCTGGGCGTGCGCTCCTACCGCCTCCACGAGGCCTTCTCGCCCATCACCTATCAGCACGACTTGG CTCTGGTGCGTCTTCAGGAGGGCGCGGACGGCAGCTGCGCGCTCTTGTCGCCTTACGTTCAACCGGTGTGCCTACCCAGCGGCACTGCCCAAACCTCCGAACCCGAGGACGCGTTCTGCGAGGTGGCGGGCTGGGGCCACCAGTTCGAGG GGGCGGAGGAATATTCCACCTTCCTGCAGGAGGCGCAGGTGCCCTTCATCTCTCAGGAGCGCTGCTCAGCCTCCGAAGTACACGGGGACGCCATCCTCCCTGGAATGCTCTGCGCTGGCTTCCTCGAGGGTGGCACCGACGCGTGCCAG GGTGATTCCGGGGGGCCTCTCGTGTGTGAGGACGAGGTTGCAGAGCACCGGCTCACCCTGCGAGGCGTCATCAGTTGGGGTTCGGGATGTGGCGACCGCAACAAGCCTGGCGTCTACACCGACGTGGCCAACTACCTGACTTGGATCCAGGAGCACACAGCTTCCTAA
- the F12 gene encoding coagulation factor XII isoform X2 produces MRPLLLLGSLLIPPWKAHREHKQGVGEPTVVLTVTGEPCHFPFQYHRQLYHKCIHKGWPGPRPWCATTPNFDQDQQWAHCLEPRKVKDHCSKHSPCQKGGTCVNMPNGPHCLCPEHLTGKHCQREKCFEPQLLGFFHENEIWLRSGPAGVAKCHCKGPDAHCKPLASHACRTNLCLNGGRCLEAEGHRLCHCPKGYTGPFCDLDVEANCYHGRGLSYRGRARTTLSGATCQRWDSEATYRNMTAEQALSWGLGHHTFCRNPDNDTRPWCFVWNGNRLSWEYCDLAQCQAPTQAAPPLWDFVERQDLPKPQPSALQKPQPTTQLPPQSQTLAFSKQQSRTSPPSCGQRLRKRLSRIVGGLVALPGAHPYIAALYWGDSFCAGSLIAPCWVLTAAHCLQNRPASEELTVVLGQDLHNQSCEQCQTLGVRSYRLHEAFSPITYQHDLALVRLQEGADGSCALLSPYVQPVCLPSGTAQTSEPEDAFCEVAGWGHQFEGAEEYSTFLQEAQVPFISQERCSASEVHGDAILPGMLCAGFLEGGTDACQGDSGGPLVCEDEVAEHRLTLRGVISWGSGCGDRNKPGVYTDVANYLTWIQEHTAS; encoded by the exons TTCTTACTGTCACTGGGGAGCCCTGCCACTTCCCCTTCCAGTACCACCGGCAGTTGTACCACAAATGTATCCACAAAGGCTGGCCAGGCCCCAGACCCTG GTGTGCTACCACCCCAAACTTTGATCAGGACCAGCAATGGGCACACTGCCTGGAGCCCAGGAAGGTGAAAG ACCACTGCAGCAAACACAGCCCCTGCCAGAAAGGAGGGACATGTGTGAATATGCCCAATGGACCACACTGCCTTTGTCCAGAACACCTCACTGGGAAGCACTGCCAGAGAG AGAAGTGCTTTGAGCCTCAGCTTCTCGGGTTCTTCCATGAGAATGAGATATGGCTTAGATCTGGACCAGCAGGTGTGGCCAAATGCCACTGCAAAGGTCCTGATGCTCACTGCAAGCCACTGGCCAGCCATG CCTGCCGCACCAACCTGTGCCTCAACGGGGGTCGCTGCCTGGAGGCGGAAGGCCACCGCCTGTGCCATTGCCCAAAGGGCTACACTGGACCCTTCTGTGACTTGG ATGTTGAGGCAAACTGCTACCATGGCCGTGGGCTCAGCTACCGTGGCAGGGCCAGGACCACCCTCTCCGGTGCAACTTGTCAGCGGTGGGACTCCGAGGCCACCTACCGGAACATGACTGCGGAGCAAGCGCTAAGCTGGGGACTGGGCCACCACACCTTCTGCCG GAACCCGGATAATGATACCCGCCCGTGGTGCTTCGTCTGGAACGGTAATCGGCTGAGCTGGGAGTATTGCGACTTGGCACAGTGCCAGGCCCCAACCCAGGCAGCACCTCCTCTCTGGGATTTCGTTGAGCGTCAGGATCTTCCCAAGCCCCAGCCTTCCGCATTGCAGAAACCTCAGCCCACGACCCAGCTCCCGCCTCAGTCCCAAACCCTAG CCTTCTCGAAGCAGCAGTCGAGGACCAGCCCTCCCAGCTGCGGACAGCGGCTCCGGAAGCGGCTGAGTCGAATCGTCGGCGGACTAGTGGCGCTACCCGGGGCACATCCTTACATCGCAGCGTTGTACTGGGGAGACAGTTTCTGCGCTGGCAGCCTTATCGCCCCCTGCTGGGTGCTGACCGCGGCTCACTGCCTGCAGAACCG GCCGGCGTCAGAGGAGCTGACGGTGGTGCTCGGCCAGGACCTCCATAACCAGAGCTGTGAGCAATGCCAGACGCTGGGCGTGCGCTCCTACCGCCTCCACGAGGCCTTCTCGCCCATCACCTATCAGCACGACTTGG CTCTGGTGCGTCTTCAGGAGGGCGCGGACGGCAGCTGCGCGCTCTTGTCGCCTTACGTTCAACCGGTGTGCCTACCCAGCGGCACTGCCCAAACCTCCGAACCCGAGGACGCGTTCTGCGAGGTGGCGGGCTGGGGCCACCAGTTCGAGG GGGCGGAGGAATATTCCACCTTCCTGCAGGAGGCGCAGGTGCCCTTCATCTCTCAGGAGCGCTGCTCAGCCTCCGAAGTACACGGGGACGCCATCCTCCCTGGAATGCTCTGCGCTGGCTTCCTCGAGGGTGGCACCGACGCGTGCCAG GGTGATTCCGGGGGGCCTCTCGTGTGTGAGGACGAGGTTGCAGAGCACCGGCTCACCCTGCGAGGCGTCATCAGTTGGGGTTCGGGATGTGGCGACCGCAACAAGCCTGGCGTCTACACCGACGTGGCCAACTACCTGACTTGGATCCAGGAGCACACAGCTTCCTAA
- the Pfn3 gene encoding profilin-3, translating to MGDWKGYISAVLRDQRIDDVAIVGHSDNRCVWASRPGGLLAAISPQEVGVLVGPDRQAFLQTGLSLAGRRCCVIRDYLLAEGDGVLDARTKGLDTRAICVGHTPRALLVLMGRRGVHGGILNKTVHELIRGLCTQGA from the coding sequence ATGGGCGACTGGAAGGGCTACATCAGTGCGGTGCTGCGGGATCAGCGCATCGACGACGTAGCCATCGTGGGCCACTCGGACAATCGTTGCGTGTGGGCATCGCGGCCCGGGGGCCTGCTGGCGGCCATCTCGCCGCAGGAGGTGGGCGTACTAGTCGGGCCAGACCGGCAGGCCTTCCTGCAGACCGGCCTGAGCTTGGCCGGCCGCCGCTGCTGCGTCATCCGCGACTATCTGCTGGCTGAGGGAGATGGTGTGCTGGACGCGCGCACCAAGGGGCTGGACACGCGCGCCATTTGCGTGGGCCACACGCCGCGCGCGCTCCTCGTGCTCATGGGTAGACGAGGCGTGCACGGTGGCATCCTCAACAAGACTGTGCACGAGCTGATCCGCGGGCTGTGCACGCAGGGCGCATAG